The DNA region GAGTGTCCCCAGGCCACGTACCCGGCGGCCAGGTCGCGGGCCGGGCTCACCAGCGCCACGTACAGTTGCTGGTCTGTGGCTCGCGCGCGACCCAGCAGCTCCCAGTGCTTGGGGCCCGTCGTCATGTTGAACGCGCCGGGGTATATCAACAAGGAGCACCCTGTATAGATAACATTTAACATTATATACAACTATAATAGGAACAAATGTTATAAAACTATCATtccgtggaagcgtaccaagaatactggcagcatttccgcattggatagctaggctgatccgttgaccgaaatagctgccagcgcttgggtttccagtagccttattgaggcgtgatgatagtattttgaacattcttcgcgcctctgggccccacgggccaagtgtctcgacaccaaacggcacaaagatgtattaaacgtcttcggcagtcgaagcagcagccccggcaccaactgacgtaacttggacatgagaaggagccagagtgtcgacgcaaatCGCGTCTCACATCAGCGCTCTTCTTCCCCATGCCcgagccaccagcgtcattcaatcaggacgcttgccattgCGGCGGGTAATACGATttgccggagtgatacgcatattgacaatgtcatattatCAAGTAGcattccaatcggcgcagaagacaaggcttgtaaccaaaagcccaaGCCccttgttagcttcgttcaaatacggtatctctgagttacctggtacatgatgtacaattctagtaaccaaaggctgcgcactttATAcagaagatagaaatgctggtaaagcaacgcccgaaactttgcgagtacccaaatcAACAAACCATATgtgtaaagaggcttgagaccatgcacgatctgtaaacgcacAATCCAAAAAGAAAACTATATACCTCATCCACCAAACTAAGTAGGAAAGTTTTTTTCACATGTCTCCAGTCAATACAACATGGATGCCTTCAAAAAAGCAagtaaaagccggcaacgctcgtgtgattccttTGGTTTCATCCATGTACATAGAGATGAGAACTATCCCACAGCAACGGAaggttattcataataataataccaaaaatcCAAACAGACTATAAGTTGGTCAAGGTAGTGGCGTATTGTTGCTGTACTCTAAGTTTCAAGAGTtataaaaattgatttctttttttatatggaaaagaaggacaaacgagcgtacgggtgacctagtcttaaatgatcaccgctgcccacattatctagcaacacaagaggaatcacaggagtattgCAGGCCTCTAAGAATTGATTGCGTACCATTTGCTTTATAGCAGGTAGTATTCATAGAGACATCACCAAAACATTGTAATGTTTCACTTAAACAGTGCCCTAATGTACATCGCATATTGATTAGGAGAGTAATATAGTCTTCTCACTAATTTTGAATCATAGTTATATtagaaaagtaataaataaagttcttaTGCGCTTTGCTCGAACCATAGGGTAGCTTCGCTGATTTAAAGCAACATAAAAGCCCTTTGtgagaattaaaaaataatcattcattgatttttaaaatatctggaCAGTTAGTGCAACCCATTTCAATCAACAACTCGGATTTAACTTTGGTTATAAAAACAGCCAAATGGCGTGATAATCTTGTTGCAAACTCACCTTCCTTAGCCATGAGATGCGCCATCTCCGGGAATCTGAGATCGTAACAGATGCCCAACCCCACCTTGACGCCATTGTACTCAAACACTGTCAGCTGGTCACCCGCACTCAGCACTTCTGACTCTTTGAATGTAATCTTGTTTGGAATGTCTATGTCGAAAAGATGCATCtggaaattataaataaatatacttcaaaaatacatatttacttGATTGGTGGggaaaaaatttattattattggtacGTGCGattttctcataaaatttatcaCTAAGATAACAGTAATTTGTTATTGATAAATTCTCCTTAAGTCTTATAATTTACAACTTGTAGCAAAGTATTGTATATAGTttctatttgaataatataattggcaaaatatgttataattaaagcaaTCAAATGGATAGAAAGGAAGGAAAGACATGAGAAAATATTGGATGAAGATGTTGAAAAATAAACatgaatataaaaagaatactTTGTAACACTATGTGCTCCTAGTAGGTACTAACTTTGTCAAGCCAGACAATGACACAGATAGGAAAACTATAGGTTGGCCAAAGATGGAGAGGCGCAAACTAAATAGTAACATAATAACAACAGAGAAAATAAAGTCGTAAATGTTCGTCTTTGGTCTTAAACTATgcagctatgccactatggtataagaggatctgcactcgatcttctgatctcatatttaaataataggattcagagggtcgaggtgaatggcaggagatctcctgggactcctctcggtatgggggtaccacaagggtctattcttggacccttcctcttcctaatttatataaatgatctacctaaccttgtagaaaaaaaacacaatgtggtattgtttgcggatgacacttcacttatattcaaagtgaaacgaagccaagttttatatgacgaagtaaacaatgctctatctgacatcgtgtactggtttagcgccaataacttattgttagataatcataaaaccaaatatattaaattcaccgcgccaaatgccaaaaatgtagatgcgaatattttattaaatggagaggtggtaaaaccagtggagtCTGCTATATTTcatggcattactcttgattccaaattgcagtggggcccccatattgaaggattggcgaataggcttagttctgcagcatatgcggttaagaaaatcagacggttaactgacatagatacggcgagattagtatactttagttattttcatagtattatgtcttatggtatattgttatggggcagtgcggccgatattaatactatctttgtgctgcagaagagggctattcgcgcgatttataacctgttcataagcacattgatgaattttctagaaactgtgacattcataatgttaacacgaggaacaaacataaacttgttatgcctactactcggttgggtcgagttagtaagtcttttgttgggcgatgtatatgcttctacaatatgatcccagaaaatgtacaaaacaaatgtgttacgaaatttaaaagaattgttaaaaaacgtttgtttcttaatgacaccacggactgggattaaagcgaacaccctcaggctctttaattattaatgtttattgtacgatattacattgtaatccatattttatataaaaaaaaagcccgctgagtttcttgcgcccattcttctcaggtctgaggcagtctcttttgaatgggtggtagattttgacgttcaataagttattataaatcctattttgaataaaaatatttgaatttgaattaaacttCGAAGGACAAACAGAAGGCATTTTTTGtgtcttttctttttcttctttcaAATGTCTTTCACCATTGTCATTGTGACTGGAACGCCTTATAAGAAACAACAAAAAAAGCTTCAgcattttatatcttttattacATTTGTAACGCACAGAGGATACAATTCAGTGTTAATAGGGATGGAGTACCTTCCGATACAGAGTCACTAGCTTCCCGCTGGAGTCCCACACCGTGCACGTGTTGTAGAGCCGGTCCCCGCAGCGCTCCGGTAGAGTCCCGCCCACCACACACACGCCGGCCTCGGCTGCAGCCCGGGACAGCGCCCGGCTCGTCTCTCCCGCAGGAACCTCCTCCGCATACTCATTAAAATACTCTGACAAACAATGTAaaacatgattatttaataacactACAGGCCCTATTACCAGAGACACAAAATAGAGATCATGGAGGTGTTTAATAGATTTGGTAGTTGAGAGGAAGAATAAGTTCGCACCAGGTAAAACATAACATGGGGTAAGTTTTCCTACACTAATGTCATTCTACCTGTGTAAATGAGAACTGGAATAGCAACCAAGAAATCAAGACCAGAATTGAAGTGGCTCTGAGCACCtttagtaaaatgaaaaaaagcACTTTGCAACCGCGGTCTTAAGATTTCCTTACGCTGTTACATCT from Leptidea sinapis chromosome 16, ilLepSina1.1, whole genome shotgun sequence includes:
- the LOC126968829 gene encoding omega-amidase NIT2 isoform X1, which codes for MFDSATDAVHPRFCSKTMFYNKGFKIALLQLSVGSDKAKNVAQAVKEIHRAKELGAHIVALPECFNSPYGTKYFNEYAEEVPAGETSRALSRAAAEAGVCVVGGTLPERCGDRLYNTCTVWDSSGKLVTLYRKMHLFDIDIPNKITFKESEVLSAGDQLTVFEYNGVKVGLGICYDLRFPEMAHLMAKEGCSLLIYPGAFNMTTGPKHWELLGRARATDQQLYVALVSPARDLAAGYVAWGHSSLLDPWGAVLHQLDHRPGTLLADIDLTTVEEVRSQIPIRAQRRTDIYDTVQKS
- the LOC126968829 gene encoding omega-amidase NIT2 isoform X2, producing MLRRGFKIALLQLSVGSDKAKNVAQAVKEIHRAKELGAHIVALPECFNSPYGTKYFNEYAEEVPAGETSRALSRAAAEAGVCVVGGTLPERCGDRLYNTCTVWDSSGKLVTLYRKMHLFDIDIPNKITFKESEVLSAGDQLTVFEYNGVKVGLGICYDLRFPEMAHLMAKEGCSLLIYPGAFNMTTGPKHWELLGRARATDQQLYVALVSPARDLAAGYVAWGHSSLLDPWGAVLHQLDHRPGTLLADIDLTTVEEVRSQIPIRAQRRTDIYDTVQKS